In Chrysemys picta bellii isolate R12L10 unplaced genomic scaffold, ASM1138683v2 scaf1989, whole genome shotgun sequence, the genomic stretch CTCAGCAACCCCTGTGCCATGCCCCATCAacagatgtgctggctgcccccGCACTTACAGGCCAGTGCTCTATTGAATGTAACCTGCTTTGTATAGCTGTACAAGTCTGTTTATTTGCACTGTGTTTATTTTTTCAGAGGTTGTAGTTCTTTTTGTGGCACAGCTATGACCAATGCTCCAGTAATGTCACAAAGGAATCACTTTCTACAGAAAAGAGCTAGCATTTGCAGTATAAATTCCCACAAAATATATCATTCCCTAGCTCAAGGTTCACACCAAGCTGTGAAAGATCTGACCTGCTTCTGTTCACCTCCACGTAGGTGCAGTCACAGACTTCAGCACATTTGGCTTCTGTAGGGAAAAATAAACCAAACATTGATTCTTTTCAATACTTTAAATCATATTTTTCCAgtctttcaaatatttttcaacatgctgtttaccccttttcaaAGTATTCAAACAATGTCCATTGTTGTAATTCCATATTTTCAAGCATCCATCTCTTCCTCCTGTAATTAACCTAAAATGGGATTAAAATTCAATATATTTCCCACGTGTCAACAATTATATATATCGTCAAATAAACATAAAAAGAAACATACCTTcttccactgacatcaaaggTCAAACAGGTTATTGCAGCACCTCCATGAGCACCACTAAACTCAAATAAATGCTTTCCTGTTTCAAAATCCCACACTTTAACCACCTTTTAAAAGACAAGCAAACAAATAGTGATTGAAGGAGTGTCTGAAAAGTAGCAGGATTTTTCCATTTTACCCCCCTCTGCCCAACTGCTTTTTTTTAGCTGAATGGTGTAGCTGCAGGCTATGTTATTTGATCTCCTTTACTGAGATCTTCAATGTCTCAAAATTCGCCTTGTAAGGTGCCTAGATACCAATGTGATGGCTGCCAAGTATCTACCTATCTTGGATTGGCACAGATGCTTGAAGAAACGTATATAGCCCTGGTCAATGTAACTGCTTGGATTACCATCACTTTAATCAGTATCCAGATTTATTCAGGACAAAATTAAGATGACCTAAGTCATGTCAATGTACAGCAACAGCAGTAATTAAATTgctatgctccttgtgttggcagtgcatatcctcaccaggagcacttgcactgaTTAactgtctgtgtggggcattgtaggATGGCTTCTGGaaggcagcaacagtcgatgtaagtTACATTGACACTGCGTTGACCTAACTATATCGACCTAAGCACTATGcttctcgcggaggtggagtatTATGTCGGTGTCGTGGGTGAGTTACATTGGCGGGAGCTACAATTTaatgtagatgcttacagagttggGTTGACAAAAGCTGCCATTGATgtaagtgtagacctgggctcagtgtttgagagagaaaaaagaaacagcGACTCTAGAAAGACACATATTGGCGTGGGGTGGAATCTAAGACCCCGGTCTATACTATAAacttatatcggtataactacatcactcaggggtgtgaaaaattcacatccttgagcaatgcagttatactgacctaacccttggtgtagctactgcctctcagggaggtggattaactacaccgatagaagaagctctcctgttggcatagtaacagcttcactaaagtgctacagtggtgcagctgcagcactgtatgtgaagacaagccctaagtaacaTATGCCTCTTCTCAACAATATGTGAAGTTCTTCTGAAGATGTCACTGTAGATGACATAACttgcctttaaaatattttacagattGGCGATTAGCTACACTGGTAATGGGTAGAGCTGCTCAAAACTTGGTCTTTCTGGTTCATGAGAAAttgcaacattttcaaacttgattTAATTCCAAATTTCCATGAATCCAGAATTTTTGACGTTTCCAATGAACCAGAAAtcctggagagaaaaaaaacaacctgatTCTGACACAttacatttccaaaacaaaatatgctcTCCAGGCTGGCAGTTGCTGACTGCAATTGACATTGTGGTCAGCGTCACTGCTGCTATAAGCTTCACCACTGCTAACAGCAACAGTGAGATTGACAAGAATACCAATTGCAGGCAGCAGCTGCCCAGGCTTTGAGGTCTGTGGCTCCAGGGTAACCCTGGCATGTGTCCCAGGACGCCAAGGCTTCCAGCCTCCTGGTTCAGCTGGTTCCCCCACTTCTGTCCCAGGGCCTCTCAGGTCCCAGCTTTGTGCAGTGAGCCAGAAACCCTGTGAGCCCCCAGGATTTCTAAGCTCCCTATTGTGGAGCTCGGAACCTAGATTCGGAGTCCAGACTAGAGTGAGGTTTCCCAGGACTTCCAGATTCCTGGCTCTACGGCAGTgagtctggaagccctggcaTGGAAGGGTGGCTCTGAAGCTATGGATCCTGGAAGCCTGGAGTTTCTGGCCCTGGCCAGTCCACGTAGTATAGCTTCGCAGCAGCCCACAAGGCAAGCTGACAGGGAACCAGGCAGGTTGATTCACTGAAAGTTTGTCAAACCTGACTTGCTTTCATGAAACGTTTGGGGTTTGAAGAaccagcattttctgacaaagcTGTTTCACCGGAAAATCTCTGATCAGCTCTAGTGATGGGTGTGTTAAAAATGCACAGATTGCATACAATAGATTAGACAGACACATGGAGTCATGTCAGCAACTACATTGCCTTTATGTGGTATAGTTTTCACTTACAGATCCCTCTGAGCAGCTCACCACGTGCCTGAACTCTTTGTTGTATTTGCAGCACAGAACTGGCTCCTTATGAGACACGACCAAGTGGGGCTCTGGAGGAGGCCTAGCTCatggaaaaacaaaccaaagcaaTGCACCATATATCAACCGGACTGTACAAGACTTGGGGAAAGTACAACGGCATTAAGCACTTCTATGCTATTTCCTCAGTACATCTTCCAAAAGGGGGAAAGCAATGCTGTGACTTTAACTTAAAGATACTGATAGCGGTGGGAAGAAAGAGGGAGGcctttaggctaggtctacactacccgcctgaatcggcaggtagaaatcgatctctcggggatcgaattatcgcgtctcgtcgggacgcgacaatcgatccccgaatcgacgttcttactccaccagcggaggtgggagtaagcgccgtcgaaggggagccgcggaggtcaattttgccgccgtcctcacagcggggtaagtcggctccgataggtggaattcagctacgctattcgcgtagctgaatttgcgtatcttaaatcgaccccccccatagtgaagacgtgcccttagtctCCACACCCATCCCATTGTTAGTCTGCCTGCATCTACTAGACCATACTCTAGGGAATCTTTGCAAATAATTCCCACCTGTGCTGCTACCCGTTCCACTGCACCAGCAGCTGTTGTAATGGGAGCCCGAGGAGGGGACAGGGATCTACGCTACCCTGTTCCCACAGAGTGCAAACTTCTCCAATTATATGTCAAATGCTCTAggtttcccacacacacacaaatgtcccATCTGTTGAACTTTTGAATAACAGCTGAAGAGGCTCACAAACCCTCAAACTCAAATGGGCTTGCCATGTACCTTAATCTTAGATGAAGAAGTGCAAGTGTATCCGCAGCAACACAAAGCGATCTGGTGCCTGAGGTGTAGTGGCAAGCAGTGAGCTCTCCCTTAATTCCACTGGTTTTTGAACAAGCTGTAAATAAACAGGTCTGGTCCACAATATCCCAAATCTGTAGGAAAAGATGTTACACAAATGGAACAACAATTAATAGGGTTGTACTCTAATGTCTGACACACATCCTCATGCAATTCTAAAAATACACTGCTATACTTCTCTTCCCACCCAGGTCAGGTAGTTATGCATGGCACCTACACTGGAAGGTTAGACCCTGACCAAAAGTACCCCCAACACAACGCTGCTAGACCAGGGTCTCTGGGTATTTTAGAATCAGAGAAGGGAAGTAAGCAACAGATTACTTACCCTAAAGATGCTGTGTTACTTTTCCACAGAAGGGAACAGCTACAAGAGAGATTATCCTGGGGTAAAtctctccatctctcctgttggagctgttcctctttgtataaatacatacatacttaCTCACTCACAGGGCCAGAGAGATTGACTCTATAGACCAGAGGCTAGAgtactcacctgagatgtgggagactccagttcaaatctctgctccagTGAATAATTAAGTAGAACTGCTTCAACAggggagattgagagagaccaaCGCCAGGATacccaatagcctggtggttatgTTACTCCCTTGGAATATGTAAAATCCAGGTGCAAGTCCATaatctgaatcaggcagagtaggGAGATGAACCCAGGTCACATACCTCCTAGGTGAGTGCCCAAACCACAAGGCTATTAGGTATTAtatatacacaacacacacatgcTAGTCTCAGAATCCTATAGGGCTTAGGCACAAACAAGGGCTCTAAGCAGCTAGTTAGCTGTGGTGCAGCATCAGGACTCAGGCACCTTTTTGTGCTTACCCACTGgtagaaacttaggcacctacagggttaggcagcagctgagtggtGGTTGTGAGAATATCAGTGGCACCTAAGT encodes the following:
- the LOC135980147 gene encoding WD repeat-containing protein 49-like isoform X1 → MLTNWCTVGATNVEQQMKKIKDCGKDSKARKGPVIPRIPPKRAEGDQTVFQVYKGVKTFAFCKKNNLLVTGGMDRIIRMWNPYMSGRPTGMLRNHTAPICYLSISAEDAKIFSISTDNTIKIWDIVDQTCLFTACSKTSGIKGELTACHYTSGTRSLCVAADTLALLHLRLRPPPEPHLVVSHKEPVLCCKYNKEFRHVVSCSEGSVVKVWDFETGKHLFEFSGAHGGAAITCLTFDVSGRRLITGGRDGCLKIWNYNNGHCLNTLKREAKCAEVCDCTYVEVNRSRSDLSQLGVNLELGNDIFCGNLYCKC
- the LOC135980147 gene encoding WD repeat-containing protein 49-like isoform X2, whose product is MLTNWCTVGATNVEQQMKKIKDCGKDSKARKGPVIPRIPPKRAEGDQTVFQVYKGVKTFAFCKKNNLLVTGGMDRIIRMWNPYMSGRPTGMLRNHTAPICYLSISAEDAKIFSISTDNTIKIWDIVDQTCLFTACSKTSGIKGELTACHYTSGTRSLCVAADTLALLHLRLRPPPEPHLVVSHKEPVLCCKYNKEFRHVVSCSEGSVVKVWDFETGKHLFEFSGAHGGAAITCLTFDVSGRRRKRWMLENMELQQWTLFEYFEKGSQMC